ACCAAAATGCATGTTCAAGatacatgtttaaaatatatttttttaaatgcatattaagatacatttttttctttagtcaaggagactgaggaaagaggactgcaagtttaaggCAAATCTAAGCAACATAGCCTGACACCCCACcagagaaagatatttttttcagaagGGTAGGTTTACAGAAAAACAGAATTCAAAATCACAGGAAATTGTAGTACTTTGAAAGATGTAGAATACTGTAACTTacattttaatcagctttttatttttttatgtgtgcatacactgtaattttaaaaagctgttctGTTACCTTTGCagtcgctgtgaccaaaatacctgacaagaacaatttagaaggtTTATTTGGGACTTACAACGtctggtcagctgactccattgctttgggccagtggtgaggcagaacatcatgatgcaaGGGCTTGGCAGTGGAAAGCTGCCCAGCTCAGggcagcctgggggggggggggcggggggcggtgTCACGGAACCAGCAGGGAGGAACAGCCCTAATTATTGCCTAAGAGCCCACCTCCTGTATCTTGCTGCTTTGGGGATCACACATTTCAGATACTGCACATTCCAGTTCCAAGCAGTCACACCAGTCATTACTTTGTTGTAGTGGGAGTTAGAATGCTCGAGTTAGTTTCCAACTTGCAATTAAATTGCAAATTTGTTGctaaaaaaactaacaaatctAATAGGGTAGGGAAGCacctttatttgcatttctttgactcCTACTGGggtgaactttttaaaatcaccGGTGCATATAAGTTTTTTTCTgctgttcagtttctttcttcagttttctatgGGTAATATTTGGGTCCCTCCCCCCCTCCATTTCCGGTTCTTTACAAACAACTTCCGTGACCTCCCACGGACAGGCTCCGCTTCCGAAGCATAAAAAGCCTGCAATGCGCCACCCCCATGGCCCCAGACACTAATCTACTTCAGAATGCCCTCGGGCTTCCCGCGCCTCAAAGGGCCAAAGGAACGCCGCTTCCGCCACAGCGCAGTCTTGCGCAGGCGCACCACACCAGCCCTAGAGACACCCCTCACAAAGGCGGTTCGCGAAGCCGGAAGTAAACGAGCAGCGGCTGGGGCTAACGGTAGAGGACTACATTTCCCAACGTGCCGCGCGAGGTATAGCCTGCATCTGGGTAAGCAGCCCTGGACTACATTTCCCGAAGGGCCACGCGAGGCGATGCCCCCGGCGGGACAAACGGTCGTGGACTACACATCCCGACGCGCCGCGAGAGGCGTTACCAGCGGCCGGCCGAGGGCGGGCCGATGCGGGAGCTCCGGACGTGAGGCATGAGCGGCGCCCTCCCTCGGCCCGTGCGCGTTCTGCCGCCTTCCCGATCGAGGGTCGCGCGGCACGGGGCCTAGCGTCGGGCATCTGAGGCCTCGGCGTTCTCAGGGGCAGGTGCGGCCGCGCCGGGCGCCGGGGAGGGCGACGGCCGCCATGGAGGTGAGCGGGCCGGAAGACGACCCCTTCCTATCGCAGCTGCACCAGGTGCAGTGCCCCGTGTGCCAGCAGATGATGCCCGCCGCGCACATCAACTCACACCTGGACCGCTGCCTGCTGCTCCACCCCGCGGGGCACGCGGAGCCTGCGGCCGGGCCGCACCGCGCCGGGGAACGGGCCAAAGGGCCCTCGCCACCTGGCGCCAAGCGGCGGCGGCTGTCGGAGAGCTCGGCGCTGAAGCAACCGGCCACCCCGACGGCGGCCGAGAGCAgcgagggcgagggcgaggaGGGCGACGACGGTGGTGAGACCGAGAGCCGGGAGAGCTACGATGCGCCGCCCACGCCCAGTGGCGCCCGCCTGATCCCCGACTTCCCGGTGGCCCGTTCCAGCAGCCCCGCGAGGAAGGGGGCGGGCAAGAGGCCGGCTGCCGCGGCCGCAGCGGCGGGGAGCGCGTCTCCGCGCAGCTGGGACGAAGCGGAGgcgcaggaggaggaagaggcggGGGGCGACGGCGATGGCGACGCGGACGCGGACGGTGAGGACGACCCGGGGCACTGGGACGCGGACGCCGCAGACGCCGCCTTCGGGGCCAGCGGCGGGGGCCGCCCGCATTCGCGGGCGCTGGCGGCGGAGGAAATCCGGCAGATGCTGGAGGGCAAGCCGCTGGCGGACAAGATGCGACCTGACGCGCTGCAGGACTACATCGGGCAGAGCCGGGCGGTGGGGCAGGAGACCCTGCTGCGCTCGCTCCTGGAGACCAACGAAATCCCCTCTCTCATCCTGTGGGGACCGCCGGGCTGCGGCAAGGTGAGTGCCGTCCTGGCCGCGCGCCCGGCGCGTGGATGGCGCTAACGGTCAGCGGGCTGTGGGTTATGTCCTCCAGGAACTCGCCCGGCTCGGGGATGGTGTGGCCTAGGGGCCCCAGGTGCTGTCTGGGTTAGGGCACTGCTAGGTCCACAAGTGGCGTCTGTGATGGGCGTGAAAGAGTAACACGCACCAGATTCTTAAAGACACATTTGCTGGACGTTTTCAGAAGGAAGATGTCTACGAATTTCTAGGTTCACAGCAAGAGTGGGACTCGGATTGGAGTTCGCTTCACGTTGCATCAGCTCCCCTGTCTTCTGATTTTTAGTGACCCAATTCTTTAGGAAACAGCATGCAACAAAAATTGTGAAGGGACATTTCTATATTACACTTGTATGTATATGGGTTCGGCTCtgaaaaagtaattaaatttttaaatttctgttgtgcttcctttcccttccacTAGTTGTTGGTTTGACAGTGATTTTCAGAGCAAATATGAAAAACTTTCTTCTCTCTGCATATCATTTTCACCAAGAATTTCCATAACTATGCTTATAATGCTTTGCTTATACTGTTTAAGAGAAAAAGCATCAGTGCCTTTGGTGTTCGATTCCATGTACCTTCATTAGGGATAAGCAGTAGTGCAGAGGAGGGCGCTTAGGATATTGTGGGTCTAGAGAACACGTCATTGGAAGAACATTTGGGAAAAAAGTTATGAATGCGGTAATCCTGGTAAAAGAGAAGCTAAGAGGTGCTTAAGGATAATGAGTACCAGTGAATGACAGAATTTGGGAATCAGAAGAGGTCTCCTAGTTTTGAGGTTCAGACTCCTTCTTATGCAGGatattcctgatttttctttcaagCTTCATCTCACACAACCACACCTGTCATTACTCCAGTTCCTGGAATGCAACTTGCTCTTTTTGTCTTATTTGTATCATGCTTTCCCTTTGGCCAGGCAAATGTATTTCAAATAACATTGTTTTTTGGGCCTTGGCATGTAAGCATATGCTCTATTACTGACCTCCAGTACCAGCCTCCAGATACATATTATGATGATGGTAGAATCGTTGATAAATCTCCCCATGGATTTAGTTGTTAGACCACTTAAGAGGATAGAGCAGTAACATTTTTAGTAATTGTTAAATTTTTACATCAGATCATGAGAAGGGATTATCAGTTATTAAAGTCCCAGACAGCAAGAAAAAGGTCTTCAAGGAGATGAGTGAGTCATAGAAGATTTTAGTGCAAGAGATTTACTGGGCCAGGCTGCTCAGTAAGGTAATTGGTGATCAACTCCAAGCCTATGTGACGTAAGAGCTTGATTCCAAGATGCAGGTTGGCTGGAATTTGGTAAAGAAGCCCACAATGTCTAATGTGCAGTACAACTTTCAGAAAATAAGTGCCACTTTTCCAGTCAGGAGCAAATTTGTCCCAttcttattcttctctttttctttattcccatTCTTAGTACTAAAGTGCTAACAACAACAATACTTataatagcatatatatatatttattgagcacccagtAAGTGCCAGATACTAAATGAACAACACTTTCCTTGGAGCTTTCCTTTGCTTTCTGGTAAGTGCTAACAGTATCAGTGCTGTTGTTAATGTCCAGAGTAGACATTCAGAAATGGTATGCATTCACCTCAGATACTAAGTGTTTTGTCAGTGGTCTCTCAACTCAACGACTCTTTCACTTTGCTTTTCTCAACCACTTCATTGAGCTACCACTAGTTGTAGTTCTGGGATCAGTTCTACACCTAGTTCTTCAGCTGTAATACTTTTGACTGGAGGAGGgagaattttctctttcctttggtaAGGGGTCACAGCTGTCACCTAGGCTCTTCTAAATCTAGACAGCTGCTCTTTACTCAGATTCCAAAGATCTTAAGAGTCCCCAAAACAGGGATCAAAAGGGGcaaggtacaaagaaaaaaaggtcaGGATTAGCCTAAGTTTTAGCTACTTTCCTGTTTTATTTGAatgttggtttatttatttatttatttttaatttaagacttGGCTCTGTTTTTTCAAATGGTGTCTGTGTCTTTGAGCATTCTTAAGAGTTCAACTTGCTTGGTAATGCTCATGCTGCTTGTAGTACCCATGAGTGCTGTCCTCTCTGATTAGCTTTTCAAACTGTGTGTATTGTCTTTTCTAGACCACCCTGGCTCATATCATAGCCAACAACAGCAAGAAACATAGCATAAGGTTTGTGACATTGTCTGCAACAAATGCCAAGACAAATGATGTTCGAGATGTCATTAAACAAgctcaaaatgaaaagagctttttcaaaaggaaaaccaTCCTTTTTATTGATGAGATTCATCGGTTCAATAAATCTCAGCAGGTATAttaacttcttttctcttttggtcACTGTGTacatcaagtaaaataaaaagtatcagaTCACTTTTGAAAGTATAAAATACTATACAAATGCTAGGGAATGTTACCATTATTAACTGTCTATGAAGAAGCATAGGCTTGTCAACCCATCTCCTTCCACCCTGTATCCCCGTGCTTTTTCTTACTAtgttttgaaaacaagaaaatgatacCTGATATATGATTAGTGTATCCCTAAGCTATCCATATCAGAAAAGCCATTTTGGATCcagtttttaatttaagaaaatttaatctAAAGTATTAGGAATCATTGTAGACAAATTTGATTTTAAGATCATTGTcccttttttgtctttatatttttattttcaaaatgaaagagtAGTTTTCTGTGCCTTTAGGCTGTCACCGAGTCCCCTTGATCaagattagtatttttttaaaaatttttttattagttgctcaaaacattacaatgatcttgatatatcatacatttgattcaaattggggtgcataatcttatttttccacgtgtaagATTACTATTTATTTCAGTGGATTTTAGAAGTAAAAggttacaatttatttttataacaaagccactttttttctgaatagacatgaaaatattttccaggcATACTTTTTCCTGACTTATGTTGTTATAGCTTTTTActtataattagaaatatttcacaaaatccaaaaatgttttctgcCCCCCAGTCTTTTGAGTAGTAGACCTTTTAGAGTTCTGTCTAGATACTAGCTTTTCAAGTTTCATATGGGACATTGACACATCTCAGTGTTTCTGTGTAAGACAGTGTCTGGTGGTTATATATTCACCAAGCTTATTAGGAAGAAAATCTGAGTCCCACAGTGGAAGAGGATTTTGGAAATATTAATGTTTtcgtattttctttctttgctgtaaaTAAATAGTTGATATAATAAAGCATATGTCAAGTCAGCCACACTTTTATaagtagagaatttttttatgttaaatctGTATTAGAATTCTACCAGGAAGAGACCAGCTTTAGACTCTGGCATCCCACTGATTTTTAAGTTTTGGACTTAAAAACTGAGAGTTGTACTTTCCACAAGTATTTTATCCATACTTAGTGTACATGCtgtaaaagtaaaattagaaaagtgAGAAAATGGATAGTTAACTTACGTAGGATTCCTCAACTGGCTATTGACTGGAATCACTGTCTTCTGTTTTCCTCCCATGATTAGGATACTTTCCTTCCTCACGTGGAATGTGGGACGATCACCCTGATTGGGGCCACCACTGAAAACCCTTCCTTCCAGGTCAATGCAGCTCTTCTGAGCCGCTGTCGAGTGATTGTTCTTGAGAAACTTCCAGTAGAGGCAATGGTGACTATTTTAATGAGAGCAATCAACTCACTGGGAATTCATGTCCTAGACTCTAGCCGTCCCACTGACCCTCTGAGccacagcagcaacagcagctcTGAGTAAGTTGACAGTGTAAAGTATCCTGGGGACTCATACTTCCCAGAGAATCTCTTGGCAGGGGGCCAGAAAGGGCTGGGTCTCAGCCAGGAGAGAGGTGGGGACCAAGAAGAATGCTGATCTGTCAGTAaggggggcaaaaaaaaaaaaaaaaggagagaagtgtTCATATCATACTAAGAGTATCTCTATAAACGTACCCTTTCTTTTAAGATGTATTTCCTAGCCTCACAGGGTATATCCATAATTGTTTAGGCTTTAATATTGCTTTGTTATTTTAGTTCTTGGGTGTTTGTTTTGTAGTAAGGGTTCTTTTCCTAGCTCACTGTTTTAAAAGCTTGGGAGACTATAGAAAACTTTGTTGATTAAAAAGATTTTGTCCTTCATTTAATGGAACAAATAGATATATACATCTTGCACCTACTTTCAAAACTTTGGAGATTCTGCTAgattcaaatttccttttttccttgcaatttgttattatttttttaaagtaaaaatgtaacTGTAGCCatatagttatttaatttttcacacTCAAAAAGCCAAACTCATTTCATTCCATGAAAGTAAAGGAATTTTAACTGAAATCGACATATCAGAAGCTGTTTTGTTCCTGTTGGCAATCAGTTTCTGCATCATGAACACCATGTTAGTTTATTAATACACAGGGCATATGTATTATGGataatcagttttatttcttgggtaagagattttatttatttgcagtagaACATATTCTTCAGAagtatttgtgtatgtgttggCTAAACTAATGCAATGAAGCGTAATGCGGTCAGAGGAGAGGCTATTACCCACCTCCTTATGCTTGGACTACACAGCTGCTCCTGTTGCCCTGAGGCCAAGTTCTGGAGCCACTTTTCTGTGAGGATTAAAGTACAAGGCATAGTTGTAGATTCATGGTTTAGGTTTCAACAGTCTCTCCCTATGTGTCTTGTCTCTCCCATTTGCTCCTGCCtcagatgtggctgtgtcataTGAAAGCCTTGAAACATTTGGCCATGGACTCCTGGGCAGAATGAAGTCACTTCATTTTGTAGTGTAGTTGTGATGGAATGGCCGATACAACTGTGGCTACAAAATATGGACCTGCTGGTATCCATCAGATGTGCTCATACTCAGGAGCCCTTTGTGGGCTGGACACTTGTAAGAGTTTCAGTGGTATTTTGCCACTTTATTGTATCTAGTACAGTTGTCTCGGCATCTGCAGGGAATTGGTTACAGGATccccctgcagataccaaaattcacagatgctcaagtcttttatgtaaaaatgtttagtattttcataaaacatacacacatccTACTATATACTTTAACTCTTCTTtagattactttaaaaaaaaatgttttaaaattattttgcaatgctggagattgaacccagtgtgggAATCACTGAATTACACTCTCAACCCCTCTaggttatttataatacctaatacaatataaatgttgTGCAGATAGATGTTATTCtatattgtttggggaataatgaGAAGGGAAAAGTCTGAACATGTTTAATacaggtacattttaaaaaatatctccaaGATTTGTTGGATTTGAGGATTCAGAACCCATGGATATGAAGGGCCAActctttagcttttttttaaattaaaattacagtaaTAGACTCTCATCAGTGTTTGAAAgacaaattgaaaaagaaaggtaaattttttttaacattttttgtggtttttttttgcatactgGTTATGATGTATCTACAATTTTCATTTACATagggtagtttttattttatttcatcatttcatGGGATTGAGTTATTCAGAGAACTTCAAGTTTTCCCCTCTCTTCAGTAACTGCTGTGCCATAATTTAAGTAAATTGAGAAGGTCAGTAGAGATATAGAGCTCATCCTCATAAAAAggatttctatattttaaaaaatttccaagtgACTTCTAAGCATTTTAAAGTTTAAGAGGATCCagtgaaagaattaaaatttctttgagtTGCTGAAACTGAAAGAGATATAACAATGAATCAGTTATTCTGAATCTGCTAAAATTGTATAGCAGTCAGAAAACCTTTTCCCTTGTCATTCATGTAGAACTGATCCTAGTTATGACTTCCTTTCACTCTTAATTGCTTTCCATGTCCCCTGCCTTCTTTGGAGAGATGGGAAGATAGAAATTTGTCCTTGTTTATATTTGTAGCACTATGTTTAGCATATATTATGCTCTTGGTAAATggttgatgaataaataaacccTAGCTTTCAATATGAGAAAAGTAGTTGCATTGGGAGGGGGGAGTAATAGTCCAATATAAGGAATAGTTGCCCATGtatcaagaacttttttttatgCTTATAACTTTTTAGTATCAGCAAGCGTAGTTTAATGAAAGCAAATTAAGCTTAGATCCATTAATTGATCTGTTTGTTAGCAATTCTGATAAGAAGTTGGGAGATGTCATAgaccaaagaaaaaatacattataagTGATTTTTCTGAAAGAAGTATCTGCCTCCCTGATTGTCATGGACAATTAACAGTGGATTGTGTTGTCTTTCAGTTATTATAggtaaaattttactttcaaatcCCTATGGATTGGCATCAGCTGCATATTCATCTTTGTGCAGATAAATCAGATTTGGTTACACTAATCTAGCTGTAAGAAAAGACTCTTAACCCCTCCCCCTCATAAttactttctctttctgagaAGCTATGAGTGTGCATTTGTATTCTTATGTCATGTTTTGGTGCCCTAGATAGCAACTAAAACATGTACAGAGAAATCCTAGGCTTTTGAAGACTTTGTGTGAGAAGAGGTGAGCAGGGTACTGATTCCAAAACTAATAAAGCTGCTACTTGACTATTCTTGATTGTACTTGAGGAATTATAAGATTGTGAGTTCTTAAGACAGTTATACACATGTTCATTCCCATTATAGtgagataaaaatattcttttttgtcagggttgctggggattgaacaaagacctcacacatgctaaatgtGCACTTTACGACTAAGATACATCTCTAGCCCAtgtgttcttttgaaaaaaatttccctcctatatttatttattcagtataaTTCAAAGGTTCTGTATTTGCTAGGCATGGCTGGGTGTTGAAAAGTACATTAATGTGCCTGTCGAGAACATGATAAAGGCCAGGTGAGCAAATCGGCTTATAGTGCCATGGGGGGTGGTATAGAGAAGAGATTTCTAAAATATTCGAAAGCAAACATTTTACCTCCTGGATGAGGAGATGCTGAGTTGAGTTTTGAAGGGCAAGCAGAATTTAACCAGATGAAATAACGCTCCTTATCAGTGCCACAGTTCTCTGGTTTGTTTGGCTAATCAACAGTTTCCATGTATTTTGCTCTCAAAGAATTTGGTCACATGATGAAGTGAAGTGTGCTATCTGAGCTGGGTTAATTTtggaggcaggaaaaaaaaaaaaaaacaaaaaaaaacctatggtCTCTGGTATGAGGAGCTTGTGATGCTGAAGATGAAAAAGTAAAGCGGCGTTTAATCATTCTGCACTACTTGCCGCAGTAAGAATTGTAGGTTCCCAGATCctaggacacaaacattcagaacTTCCCTTCTGAAGAAGTAATTTGTTTGTGGTCCAGAGAAACACATCTCTGTGGACATGAAGAGGGTGAAGTGAGAAGCCATAATTGCCCTTTGGCTCTATAGATACGCAGGTCCAAATTGAAGTAGCATCTATCCCTTCATAGGGTGCTGGGGTTTGTCTCTTAGATGGGGCTTTTCTTTAATCACCTGGAGAGAGGAGCCCTCAAACAAGATGACTATAGAGTTTTTtacattgtttgttttttcaacaaAGGTTTAAATTGTTTTGCCTACCTCTAAAGTAATCTTTTCTGctgcagaatagaaaaaaaagatgatagaaCACTGGCATAGAAGATACTGTCCAGAGTGGATTGTGGGTATAgaatagattttaataattttttgtaaaaatattttactataagGTAAATAAGTATGCCAGTATAATTGTGttaatctaaagaaaaatattaatacaaagaaaaatttggggggctggggctgcaactcagtggtagagcgcttgcgtaacatgtgtgaggcactgggttcaatccttagcaccacataaaaatgaacaaataaaataaaagtattctgttaatctataacttcaaaaaatgttaatataaagaaaaatataagttaaaatggtacttttaaaaacatcagcaacaagctaggtgcagtggcacatgcctgtaatcccagcaatttgggaggttgaggcaggaggatcatgaatttaaagccagcctcgggaatttagtgaggcctaagcaacttaatgagacactgtctcaaaatttaaaaagtaaataaataaaaaggactggggatgtgattcagtggttaaatgcccctgggctcactacctgataccaaaaaaaaaaaaaaatagcaacctTATATTAGTTCACTGTGGTTGCTGTACCACAAACTGACTGGCTTAGAACAACAGAACTTAACTCTCCTGGTTCTGGAAGTTAGgaccaaaatcaaggtgtcagcagggccatAACCCTCCAGAGGCTTCCTTCAAGCATCTGGTATCTCCTAGCATCCCTTAACTTCTGGTTGCCATCTCTGCTTCCATCTTCATATGACCTCTATGTCCTTGTgtcttcttttcctcttataCGAATATTTGTCATTGGATTTAAGATACACCCTAAATCCAGGGTGGTTTCATCTTGAGATTCTcatatctgcaaagaccctattttcaaataaggtcacatccATGGGTTCCAAGGATTAGGACTTAACATCTTTTGAGGGTTACTATTCAACCCTCTGTAGAACCCTGCCAGGTATGTGGTATATAATTTGGAAAGACATAGGATTATAGAAAAAGATGACATTATCTGTGAAATGTATGTCTGTCTTTATGAAGAAAGTAAGTTTTGTTTCAGTTTAACTCAGGTTATCATGGAAACATCAGAGTTTGGGGCTCTGCTTTGAAGATTTACAATTCTAGAGAGCATGCTATTGAATATCTAATTCAAATGAtaacaatagctaacatttatagAGTACTCCTGATGTGGTAGACAGTACTCTTGAGCATTCTGCATGTcttgtttaatcctcagtatAGCTTTGCAAATTAGGtatcagctttttttttattagaagaggaaactgaggcagaacaaGGTTAAGAAATATGCTCACTATCATTCAGCTTGAATGACATGGAACCAATTTTAAAGGAATGTTGCCAATTATTAAGCAACCTCAGTTGCTGGAAGGATCCTAGGTACCAAGGTGAAAGGGGATGAATGCTGACAGTGAACATTACCATCCTAAcctttctctgtgtgttttttattTAAGGGCAACTCTGTATTAATTTGTAAAGGAGTCAGTACAAAAGATCCCACCTAAAATGTAGCAGGTATGCCTTTTAACCAGATATGCATATCACACTTATTTGGGATGTATTTTGTGCCTGGGGTCTGACCCTGGAGTTTTGGGAATCAGTAAATCAATAGTATGGTATCCACATCTGTATTTGAGGAAAGTTCTCTAATCTGATGCGTATCCCTGATTGAGAACCACTTTTTAGCAGTTGTTACACTGACCATATAATGTTTAGTTTCCTTAGTGAAGAGATTCAAGgagtttgttttataatttaggGAGGGAGAGCTTAATAAACCCATCTTATTCTTTTGTTCTGCGGTGAAATAACAGGgacattttcactttctttactCCTTCTACTTAAACATCCAGCCATATAAATAGTATTCTCCAAATCCCAATATCCTTTACCAGAAGAACACTGTGC
Above is a genomic segment from Urocitellus parryii isolate mUroPar1 chromosome 8, mUroPar1.hap1, whole genome shotgun sequence containing:
- the Wrnip1 gene encoding ATPase WRNIP1 isoform X1; amino-acid sequence: MEVSGPEDDPFLSQLHQVQCPVCQQMMPAAHINSHLDRCLLLHPAGHAEPAAGPHRAGERAKGPSPPGAKRRRLSESSALKQPATPTAAESSEGEGEEGDDGGETESRESYDAPPTPSGARLIPDFPVARSSSPARKGAGKRPAAAAAAAGSASPRSWDEAEAQEEEEAGGDGDGDADADGEDDPGHWDADAADAAFGASGGGRPHSRALAAEEIRQMLEGKPLADKMRPDALQDYIGQSRAVGQETLLRSLLETNEIPSLILWGPPGCGKTTLAHIIANNSKKHSIRFVTLSATNAKTNDVRDVIKQAQNEKSFFKRKTILFIDEIHRFNKSQQDTFLPHVECGTITLIGATTENPSFQVNAALLSRCRVIVLEKLPVEAMVTILMRAINSLGIHVLDSSRPTDPLSHSSNSSSEPSVFIEDKAVDTLAYLSDGDARTGLNGLQLAVLARLSSRKMFCKKSGQTYSPSRVLITENDVKEGLQRSHILYDRAGEEHYNCISALHKAMRGSDQNASLYWLARMLEGGEDPLYVARRLVRFASEDIGLADPSALTQAVAAYQGCHFIGMPECEVLLAQCVVYFARAPKSIEVYSAYNNVKACLRNHQGPLPPVPLHLRNAPTRLMKDLGYGKGYKYNPMYSEPVDQEYLPEELRGVDFFKQRRC
- the Wrnip1 gene encoding ATPase WRNIP1 isoform X2, with the translated sequence MEVSGPEDDPFLSQLHQVQCPVCQQMMPAAHINSHLDRCLLLHPAGHAEPAAGPHRAGERAKGPSPPGAKRRRLSESSALKQPATPTAAESSEGEGEEGDDGGETESRESYDAPPTPSGARLIPDFPVARSSSPARKGAGKRPAAAAAAAGSASPRSWDEAEAQEEEEAGGDGDGDADADGEDDPGHWDADAADAAFGASGGGRPHSRALAAEEIRQMLEGKPLADKMRPDALQDYIGQSRAVGQETLLRSLLETNEIPSLILWGPPGCGKTTLAHIIANNSKKHSIRFVTLSATNAKTNDVRDVIKQAQNEKSFFKRKTILFIDEIHRFNKSQQDTFLPHVECGTITLIGATTENPSFQVNAALLSRCRVIVLEKLPVEAMVTILMRAINSLGIHVLDSSRPTDPLSHSSNSSSEPSVFIEDKAVDTLAYLSDGDARTGLNGLQLAVLARLSSRKMFCKKSGQTYSPSRVLITENDVKEGLQRSHILYDRAGEEHYNCISALHKAMRGSDQNASLYWLARMLEGGEDPLYVARRLVRFASEDIGASGPVCGLFCESPKVH
- the Wrnip1 gene encoding ATPase WRNIP1 isoform X3, whose translation is MEVSGPEDDPFLSQLHQVQCPVCQQMMPAAHINSHLDRCLLLHPAGHAEPAAGPHRAGERAKGPSPPGAKRRRLSESSALKQPATPTAAESSEGEGEEGDDGGETESRESYDAPPTPSGARLIPDFPVARSSSPARKGAGKRPAAAAAAAGSASPRSWDEAEAQEEEEAGGDGDGDADADGEDDPGHWDADAADAAFGASGGGRPHSRALAAEEIRQMLEGKPLADKMRPDALQDYIGQSRAVGQETLLRSLLETNEIPSLILWGPPGCGKTTLAHIIANNSKKHSIRFVTLSATNAKTNDVRDVIKQAQNEKSFFKRKTILFIDEIHRFNKSQQDTFLPHVECGTITLIGATTENPSFQVNAALLSRCRVIVLEKLPVEAMVTILMRAINSLGIHVLDSSRPTDPLSHSSNSSSEPSVFIEDKAVDTLAYLSDGDARTGLNGLQLAVLARLSSRKMFCKKSGQTYSPSRVLITENDVKEGLQRSHILYDRAGEEHYNCISALHKAMRGSDQNASLYWLARMLEGGEDPLYVARRLVRFASEDIARC